The Amblyomma americanum isolate KBUSLIRL-KWMA chromosome 6, ASM5285725v1, whole genome shotgun sequence genome has a window encoding:
- the LOC144093575 gene encoding toll-like receptor 9, whose translation MRWSSRRGASRGFQSFCLLSWAVQWSTCVPSCFYTRRSSGQVTYTCTDLRSSGQLLEHFEPNRTAPVGKLRFVLENSALERIPEGLFQGLDVSTIQFDNVVLTGEWSRAESTPLRGLEDTLEKLVFSHNSTVPDNWAFFLSGMAQLSEMVFFDMSGVRLASSSQDGLPRTLRKLHLVRSTIASADDYWLSSLTDLEALSLRHVNLTAFARTVLPSTAAKLETLLLEDCSLTSFPAGLDKGLPSLKYVGLQDNQIVQLGSEDVAPLVNRGVVVQLRGNPLNCDCNLLFLTENRRRHPIYGKCESPASLKGRNLRALSARDLPQCRGRQQAASTQAV comes from the exons ATGCGGTGGTCTAGTCGTCGAGGAGCGTCGCGTGGCTTCCAGAGCTTTTGTCTACTGTCATGGGCTGTGCAATGGTCAACATGTGTGCCCTCTTGCTTCTACACCAGAAGATCTTCAGGGCAGGTAACCTACACGTGCACCGATCTGCGATCTTCAGGCCAGTTACTTGAACACTTTGAGCCCAACAGGACAGCACCAGTAGGCAAACTGAGGTTTGTCCTTGAGAACAGCGCACTGGAACGCATCCCTGAGGGTCTCTTCCAAGGTTTGGACGTCTCTACGATTCAGTTCGACAACGTCGTTCTGACCGGTGAGTGGAGTCGAGCCGAATCGACACCTCTGCGCGGACTAGAAGACACCTTGGAGAAGCTGGTCTTCAGCCACAACAGCACTGTTCCAGACAACTGGGCCTTCTTCCTGTCAGGCATGGCCCAACTCTCCGAGATGGTCTTCTTCGACATGAGCGGTGTGAGGTTGGCTTCCAGTTCTCAGGACGGACTTCCTAGGACTCTGCGGAAGCTGCACTTAGTCCGCTCGACCATTGCGAGCGCGGACGACTACTGGCTTTCGTCTCTGACAGACCTGGAGGCGCTCTCGCTACGTCACGTCAACCTCACGGCGTTTGCGAGAACCGTGCTGCCCTCGACGGCAGCCAAGCTGGAGACGCTTCTATTGGA GGACTGCTCGCTGACAAGCTTTCCAGCTGGTCTCGACAAAGGTCTTCCGTCTTTAAAGTACGTCGGTCTACAAGACAATCAAATCGTCCAACTTGGCAGCGAAGACGTAGCACCTTTAGTGAACAGAGGCGTCGTTGTGCAGCTAAGGG GCAACCCTCTGAACTGCGACTGTAACCTGCTATTCCTCACCGAAAACCGGCGACGTCACCCTATCTACGGAAAGTGCGAATCCCCAGCTTCCCTGAAGGGACGAAATCTGCGGGCGCTCTCTGCAAGGGACTTACCGCAGTGTAGAGGACGGCAACAAGCTGCAAGCACTCAAGCTGTGTAA
- the LOC144094735 gene encoding toll-like receptor 9 codes for MPYGELRRSAVVSLSLLVALAVATPSCDIFDARDYRRYTCRNFRSPGDFRTHVRREPSVKPTWFQLIDSQLPSLPPAAFAGLNVSILELRSVDVRRFDPTATPTDNPFGGLEDTLLRLTFSLGTLPSSLALLSGLRQLEELELVHYGRLRLTRDFNHLPKSLKTLYIADATIESIESGWISDLVNLESLIFRGTDLARFSRDLLPMPAPRFTTLDLPTNKLISFPVGLGDDLPALKYINLFKNLIPTLREQDLAPIKNKVPVVDMMFNPMHCDCHLSFILDYPSTWHFFLCDSPRELRDNYITNVHHKQLKCEGSA; via the exons ATGCCTTACGGAGAGCTTCGTCGTAGCGCTGTGGTCTCATTGTCCCTACTGGTAGCTCTTGCAGTGGCCACTCCTTCTTGCGATATCTTCGACGCCCGTGACTACCGAAGATACACGTGCCGAAATTTCCGCTCCCCTGGAGACTTCCGCACTCATGTCCGACGTGAGCCATCCGTGAAGCCTACGTGGTTTCAGCTCATCGACTCCCAGCTCCCATCGCTGCCTCCAGCAGCCTTCGCGGGACTCAATGTCTCAATCCTGGAATTGAGGAGCGTCGACGTCAGACGCTTCGACCCGACTGCCACTCCGACGGATAACCCTTTCGGAGGCCTTGAAGACACTCTGCTCCGACTCACATTCAGCCTGGGCACCCTACCTTCATCGTTGGCTCTGCTCTCTGGCTTGCGGCAACTGGAAGAACTGGAGCTCGTCCACTACGGACGTCTTCGGCTGACGCGTGACTTCAATCATCTGCCCAAGAGCTTGAAGACTCTGTACATTGCCGACGCAACCATCGAGTCCATAGAGAGCGGATGGATCAGCGACCTCGTGAACCTGGAGAGTCTCATATTCCGCGGCACGGATCTTGCTCGTTTCAGCAGAGACTTGCTGCCTATGCCGGCGCCTCGCTTCACCACACTCGACTTGCC AACCAACAAGCTGATCTCTTTCCCTGTTGGACTCGGCGACGATCTGCCTGCCCTCAAGTACATCAACTTGTTCAAGAACCTGATCCCGACGCTCCGAGAGCAGGACCTGGCTCCCATCAAGAATAAGGTTCCCGTCGTCGACATGATGT TCAACCCGATGCACTGCGACTGCCACTTGTCCTTCATCCTGGACTATCCGTCCACGTGGCACTTCTTCCTGTGCGACAGCCCACGCGAACTTAGGGACAACTACATCACCAACGTGCACCACAAGCAGCTCAAGTGCGAGGGAAGTGCCTGA
- the LOC144094736 gene encoding toll-like receptor 9, with protein sequence MCSCVLPWALLATLAASCHSSAVPSPPTCRVYDGVHYRHFTCRNFHSVEDFEQIVQDDHSDKPTWFSLLDSQVPRIPGGAFKDLNVSVLQFSRVTVEHFDPTEGEENPFYGLEDSLRRIRFSLGTLPTSWSILGHLQRLEELKLVHYKDMHLSNDFNNLPKSLETLCIADATIQKIDDDWVAHLDGLKHLILRQTDLYNFTRSWLPNPAPEFTTLDLPTNRLNSFPAGLGDGLPALSYVSVERNLITTVTEEDLAPLKDKPVFVDLMSNPVHCDCKLAFILDYPTRWHYFLCATPGNVADSYVTHLTEEQLRC encoded by the exons ATGTGTTCTTGCGTTTTGCCGTGGGCCTTGCTGGCCACTCTTGCGGCCTCGTGCCATTCCTCCGCCGTTCCTTCTCCGCCGACTTGCAGAGTGTACGACGGTGTTCACTACCGCCACTTCACCTGCCGTAACTTCCACTCTGTCGAAGACTTCGAGCAGATTGTCCAAGACGACCACTCTGACAAGCCAACGTGGTTCAGCTTGTTGGACAGCCAGGTCCCCAGGATTCCTGGAGGGGCGTTCAAGGACCTCAACGTTTCTGTCCTGCAGTTCAGCCGCGTCACAGTCGAGCATTTCGATCCCACCGAGGGCGAGGAGAACCCTTTCTACGGCCTTGAAGACTCTCTGCGTCGGATTAGGTTTAGCCTCGGGACCCTGCCCACTTCATGGTCTATCCTCGGCCATCTGCAACGGCTGGAAGAGCTTAAGCTGGTCCATTACAAGGACATGCACCTTAGCAACGACTTTAACAATCTTCCGAAGAGCCTCGAGACTCTGTGCATTGCTGACGCTACGATTCAGAAGATCGACGATGACTGGGTGGCTCACTTGGATGGCCTTAAGCACCTTATTCTGCGCCAGACTGATCTGTACAATTTCACCAGGTCTTGGCTGCCCAACCCAGCTCCCGAGTTCACTACGCTAGACCTGCC AACAAACAGGCTTAACTCTTTCCCCGCCGGCTTGGGCGACGGCCTCCCGGCGCTCAGCTACGTCAGCGTCGAGAGGAACCTGATCACCACGGTGACCGAAGAGGACCTGGCTCCGCTGAAGGACAAGCCCGTCTTTGTCGACCTCATGT CCAACCCGGTGCACTGCGACTGCAAGCTGGCCTTCATCCTGGACTACCCGACCCGTTGGCACTACTTCCTGTGCGCCACGCCCGGAAACGTGGCCGACAGCTACGTCACCCACCTCACCGAGGAGCAGCTCAGGTGCTAG